In Micromonospora sp. WMMD980, the following are encoded in one genomic region:
- a CDS encoding ABC transporter ATP-binding protein yields the protein MPAEKAMRFGPSARRLLGRLRPHRVQLTGVLALALASVGLSVVGPKVLGHATDLIFNGVIGRQLPAGTSTEAAVAAARASGNGNFADMLARMDVVPGVGIDFGRLGRVLAFAVALYVVAGVLMWAQGWVLNGVVQRTVLRLRADVEDKLNRLPLPYFDKQPRGELLSRVTNDIDNISQTLQQTLSQLLTSLLTVVGVLGMMFWISPLLASVALVAIPLSVIVTGQIAKRSQRKFIAQWTHTGELNAQIEEAYTGHELVKVFGRQKEVEAAFHAKNEELFEASFGAQFVSGIIMPAMFFIGNLSYVAIAVVGGLRVASGAMSLGDVQAFIQYSRQFTQPLTQVASMANLLQSGVASAERVFAVLDADEQSADPAEPARIAEPHGRVEFAHVSFRYDPDQPLIDDLSLVAEPGHTVAIVGPTGAGKTTLVNLVMRFYELDAGRITLDGVDVSTMRRDDLRGRIGMVLQDTWLFGGTIRDNIAYGRPDATEEEILAAARATFVDRFVRSLPDGYDTVIDEEGSNVSAGEKQLITIARAFLAEPSLLILDEATSSVDTRTEVLLQRAMAALRSDRTSFVIAHRLSTIRDADLILMMERGRIVEQGTHDQLVAADGAYARLYRAQFTGAVIADEVPAPTGPPAGMRPIGTPVGN from the coding sequence ATGCCGGCCGAGAAGGCGATGCGGTTCGGGCCGTCCGCCCGCCGGCTGCTGGGGCGGCTGCGGCCGCACCGGGTCCAGCTCACCGGCGTGCTGGCGCTGGCGCTGGCCAGCGTCGGCCTGAGCGTGGTCGGGCCGAAGGTGCTCGGGCACGCCACCGACCTGATCTTCAACGGGGTGATCGGCCGGCAGTTGCCGGCCGGCACCAGCACCGAGGCGGCGGTGGCCGCGGCCCGGGCGTCGGGCAACGGCAACTTCGCCGACATGCTGGCCCGGATGGACGTGGTGCCCGGCGTGGGCATCGACTTCGGCCGGCTGGGGCGGGTGCTGGCGTTCGCGGTCGCGCTCTACGTCGTCGCCGGCGTCCTGATGTGGGCCCAGGGCTGGGTGCTCAACGGCGTGGTGCAGCGCACCGTGCTGCGCCTGCGCGCCGACGTGGAGGACAAGCTCAACCGGCTGCCGCTGCCCTACTTCGACAAGCAGCCCCGCGGCGAGCTGCTGAGCCGCGTCACCAACGACATCGACAACATCTCGCAGACGCTCCAGCAGACGCTGAGTCAGTTGCTCACGTCGCTGCTCACGGTCGTCGGCGTACTCGGGATGATGTTCTGGATCTCGCCGCTGCTGGCGTCGGTGGCACTTGTCGCGATCCCGCTGTCGGTGATCGTCACCGGCCAGATCGCCAAGCGGTCGCAGCGCAAGTTCATCGCCCAGTGGACGCACACCGGCGAGCTGAACGCCCAGATCGAGGAGGCCTACACCGGGCACGAGCTGGTCAAGGTGTTCGGCCGGCAGAAGGAGGTCGAGGCCGCCTTCCACGCCAAGAACGAGGAGCTGTTCGAAGCCAGCTTCGGCGCCCAGTTCGTCTCCGGGATCATCATGCCGGCGATGTTCTTCATCGGGAACCTCAGCTACGTGGCGATCGCGGTGGTCGGTGGCCTGCGGGTGGCCTCCGGCGCGATGAGCCTCGGCGACGTGCAGGCGTTCATCCAGTACTCGCGGCAGTTCACCCAGCCGCTGACCCAGGTCGCGTCGATGGCCAACCTGCTCCAGTCCGGGGTGGCCTCGGCCGAGCGGGTCTTCGCCGTGCTCGACGCCGACGAGCAGAGCGCCGACCCGGCCGAGCCGGCCCGGATCGCCGAACCGCACGGCCGGGTCGAGTTCGCGCACGTCTCCTTCCGGTACGACCCGGACCAGCCGCTGATCGACGACCTCTCCCTGGTCGCCGAGCCCGGGCACACGGTGGCCATCGTCGGCCCCACCGGCGCCGGCAAGACGACCCTGGTCAACCTGGTCATGCGGTTCTACGAACTGGATGCCGGACGGATCACCCTGGACGGGGTGGACGTCAGCACCATGCGCCGCGACGACCTGCGCGGCCGGATCGGCATGGTGTTGCAGGACACCTGGCTCTTCGGCGGCACCATCCGGGACAACATCGCCTACGGCCGGCCGGACGCCACCGAGGAGGAGATCCTCGCCGCCGCCCGGGCCACCTTCGTGGACCGCTTCGTGCGCAGCCTGCCGGACGGCTACGACACCGTGATCGACGAGGAGGGCAGCAACGTCAGCGCCGGCGAGAAGCAGCTCATCACCATCGCCCGGGCGTTCCTGGCCGAGCCGTCGCTGCTGATCCTGGACGAGGCGACCAGCTCGGTGGACACCCGGACCGAGGTGCTGCTCCAGCGCGCCATGGCGGCGCTGCGCTCCGACCGGACCAGCTTCGTCATCGCGCACCGGCTCTCCACCATCCGCGACGCCGACCTGATCCTGATGATGGAGCGGGGGCGGATCGTCGAGCAGGGCACCCACGACCAGCTCGTCGCCGCCGACGGCGCGTACGCCCGGCTCTACCGGGCGCAGTTCACCGGCGCGGTGATCGCCGACGAGGTGCCGGCGCCGACGGGACCGCCGGCCGGGATGCGACCCATCGGCACGCCGGTCGGGAACTGA
- the thrS gene encoding threonine--tRNA ligase has translation MIDHRRLGRDLELFVSDPLAGAGLPIWLPAGAAARHAVEEYVRELERRAGYRHVYSPPLGKRELFERSGHLGWFADDMFPPMRLSADDEFVLRPALCPHHALVFAARGRSYRELPLRIAELGGMYRAERSGVLGGLSRVRAISLNDAHNFCAPEQVGDEVREILRLIGEAHAALGVRPAGFRLSVRGPGQRYVGDDAGWARAENLLRAALDGVDAVEAPGEAAFYGPKIDVQIVDAAGRESTISTVQLDFDKPERFDLSYTDSDGSRKRPVMVHRSLVGSMERLFAHLIEVHEGAFPAWYAPVQVLLLPIDDAQASAARRLCREAEAAGLRAEVDAGGSLGARIRDAARRRIPYVGVLGAREAADGSLSLRLRDGRGLDPMPVGRALDLIGGVVASRSLDLLPPA, from the coding sequence ATGATCGACCACCGTAGGCTCGGCCGGGACCTGGAGCTGTTCGTCTCCGATCCGCTCGCCGGCGCCGGCCTGCCGATCTGGCTGCCGGCCGGCGCCGCCGCCCGGCACGCCGTGGAGGAGTACGTCCGGGAGCTGGAGCGCCGGGCCGGCTACCGGCACGTCTACTCGCCGCCGCTGGGCAAGCGGGAGCTGTTCGAGCGCTCCGGGCATCTCGGCTGGTTCGCCGACGACATGTTCCCGCCGATGCGGCTGAGCGCCGACGACGAGTTCGTGCTCCGCCCGGCGCTCTGCCCGCACCACGCGCTGGTGTTCGCCGCGCGCGGCCGGTCCTACCGGGAGTTGCCGCTGCGGATCGCCGAGCTGGGCGGGATGTATCGGGCGGAGCGCTCCGGCGTGCTCGGCGGGCTCTCCCGGGTACGCGCCATCTCGCTGAACGACGCGCACAACTTCTGCGCGCCGGAGCAGGTCGGCGACGAGGTCCGGGAGATCCTGCGGCTGATCGGCGAGGCGCACGCCGCGCTCGGCGTCCGCCCGGCCGGGTTCCGCCTGTCGGTGCGCGGGCCGGGGCAGCGGTACGTCGGCGACGACGCCGGCTGGGCACGGGCCGAGAACCTGCTCCGCGCCGCGCTCGACGGGGTGGACGCGGTCGAGGCCCCCGGCGAGGCCGCGTTCTACGGCCCGAAGATCGACGTGCAGATCGTGGACGCCGCCGGCCGGGAGTCGACCATCTCCACCGTGCAGCTCGACTTCGACAAGCCGGAGCGGTTCGACCTGTCCTACACCGACTCGGACGGGAGCCGGAAGCGGCCGGTGATGGTGCACCGGAGCCTGGTGGGCAGCATGGAGCGGCTGTTCGCCCACCTGATCGAGGTGCACGAGGGCGCGTTCCCGGCCTGGTACGCCCCGGTGCAGGTGCTGCTGCTCCCGATCGACGACGCGCAGGCCAGCGCGGCCCGGCGGCTGTGCCGGGAGGCGGAGGCGGCCGGCCTGCGGGCCGAGGTCGACGCCGGGGGCTCGTTGGGCGCCCGGATCCGCGACGCGGCCCGCCGTCGCATCCCGTACGTCGGGGTGCTGGGCGCCCGGGAGGCGGCCGACGGCTCGCTCTCGCTGCGCCTGCGCGACGGGCGTGGCCTCGACCCGATGCCGGTGGGTCGCGCGCTGGACCTCATCGGCGGGGTGGTCGCGAGCCGGTCGCTCGACCTGCTCCCGCCGGCCTGA